One stretch of Streptomyces sp. 135 DNA includes these proteins:
- a CDS encoding DUF4235 domain-containing protein: MSKTNVLYKPLGMAFGMLGGMAASALFNRTWKMVAGEDDAPDAHDEDRAWREILAAAALQGAIFAVVRAAVERGGAVGVRRVTGRWPD, from the coding sequence ATGAGCAAGACCAACGTGCTCTACAAGCCGCTCGGGATGGCCTTCGGCATGCTCGGCGGTATGGCCGCGAGCGCCCTGTTCAACCGCACCTGGAAGATGGTGGCGGGCGAGGACGACGCCCCCGACGCCCACGACGAGGACCGGGCCTGGCGCGAGATCCTCGCGGCGGCCGCGCTCCAGGGCGCGATCTTCGCCGTGGTCAGGGCGGCGGTGGAACGCGGCGGAGCGGTGGGCGTCCGCCGTGTGACGGGCCGCTGGCCGGACTGA
- a CDS encoding DUF3618 domain-containing protein: MTNTPKDPQGPKGGQEPESSSDTGAQGPDELRRQIEGTRGRLGVTVEELAAKADVKSRAKEKAEAVKGQVRGTAAQVKDKVTEQAARAKGKAADEAGHAKNAAAGSTAQAKEKAIEGAAQAKGKAIEGAAQVKGKAIEGAALAKGKAAEGAARAKGAVLGVKARAEEHQAVAQAEEKVTEVARRVQDNTPEPVRDVATGVVRAGRRRPGAFVAAGAGALLAYVAFRRRKGGGRR, from the coding sequence ATGACGAACACGCCGAAGGACCCCCAGGGCCCCAAGGGCGGCCAGGAGCCGGAGAGTTCGTCGGACACGGGCGCGCAGGGGCCGGACGAACTGCGCCGGCAGATCGAGGGCACCCGCGGGCGGCTCGGCGTGACCGTGGAGGAACTGGCGGCGAAGGCGGACGTGAAGTCCCGCGCGAAGGAAAAGGCCGAAGCGGTAAAGGGTCAAGTACGTGGAACGGCGGCACAGGTGAAGGACAAAGTGACGGAGCAGGCGGCCCGCGCGAAGGGCAAGGCGGCGGACGAGGCGGGGCACGCGAAGAACGCGGCCGCCGGAAGCACGGCACAGGCGAAGGAGAAGGCGATCGAGGGCGCGGCGCAGGCGAAGGGCAAGGCGATCGAGGGCGCGGCGCAGGTCAAGGGCAAGGCCATCGAGGGCGCCGCCCTGGCGAAGGGCAAGGCCGCGGAGGGCGCCGCGCGGGCCAAGGGAGCCGTGCTCGGCGTGAAGGCGCGCGCGGAGGAACACCAGGCCGTGGCCCAGGCCGAGGAGAAGGTCACCGAGGTGGCGCGGCGCGTGCAGGACAACACACCGGAGCCGGTACGGGACGTCGCGACCGGCGTCGTACGGGCCGGCCGCCGGCGCCCCGGGGCGTTCGTCGCGGCGGGGGCGGGCGCGTTGCTCGCGTACGTCGCGTTCCGGCGCCGTAAGGGAGGTGGCCGCCGATGA
- a CDS encoding SGNH/GDSL hydrolase family protein: MTTTQHHPYARYVAIGDSQTEGLGDGDEARGYRGWADRLAEILASVNPDLLYANLAVRGRRTALIKAEQLGPALAMKPDLVTVMAGMNDLVRPSGFDAARVAADLEEMFTELTAAGAHVATVTFPDIGRISPLARRALPRVLDLNARIRAAADRHGVTVLDTFPHRITSDPRLWSGDRMHASPLGHARIAAGMADALGLPGHEGWLATLPPLAPVSVWGEATAHARWFTGFMGPWLWRRVRGRSSGDGREAKRPVLGAVTVPDPERA, from the coding sequence ATGACCACCACGCAGCACCATCCGTACGCACGCTACGTCGCGATCGGAGACAGCCAGACGGAGGGCCTCGGGGACGGTGATGAGGCGCGCGGCTACCGGGGCTGGGCCGATCGGCTCGCCGAGATCCTCGCCTCGGTGAACCCCGACCTCCTCTACGCCAACCTCGCCGTCCGCGGCCGGCGGACCGCGCTGATCAAGGCGGAGCAGCTCGGCCCCGCGCTCGCGATGAAGCCGGACCTGGTGACCGTCATGGCGGGCATGAACGACCTGGTGCGGCCGAGCGGCTTCGACGCGGCCCGCGTCGCCGCCGACCTCGAGGAGATGTTCACCGAACTCACCGCGGCCGGCGCCCACGTGGCCACCGTGACCTTCCCGGACATCGGGCGGATCTCCCCGCTCGCGCGGCGAGCGCTGCCCCGCGTCCTGGACCTGAACGCCCGGATCCGGGCCGCCGCCGACCGGCACGGCGTGACGGTGCTCGATACCTTCCCGCACCGGATCACCAGCGACCCGCGGCTGTGGAGCGGCGACCGCATGCACGCGAGCCCGCTGGGCCACGCCAGGATCGCCGCCGGGATGGCGGACGCCCTCGGCCTGCCCGGCCACGAGGGCTGGCTGGCCACGCTGCCGCCGCTCGCCCCGGTGTCGGTGTGGGGGGAGGCGACGGCGCACGCACGCTGGTTCACCGGGTTCATGGGCCCGTGGCTGTGGCGGCGGGTGCGGGGCCGCTCCTCGGGCGACGGCCGGGAGGCGAAGCGCCCCGTCCTCGGCGCGGTGACCGTACCGGACCCCGAACGCGCTTGA